Proteins from one Dysgonomonas sp. HDW5A genomic window:
- a CDS encoding SagB/ThcOx family dehydrogenase → MKHLLIAICLFASALFACAQQEIIELPAPVKTGGKPLFVALNDRQSSRDFSGKELDNQTLSNLLWATNGFNRPDKRTAPSSQDRQEIDVYVMFKDGVYFYDAKENKLKLHVKGDLRDGLGSQAYVNDAAVNLVFVANLDKASNREAAFIDTGYISQNVYLFCASEGLGTVARGSFSRAKLPPALKLTDKQEVTLVQAVGYPK, encoded by the coding sequence ATGAAACATTTACTAATTGCTATTTGCTTATTTGCATCAGCTTTATTCGCTTGTGCTCAGCAAGAAATCATAGAATTACCAGCTCCAGTAAAAACAGGAGGTAAACCATTATTTGTAGCATTGAATGACAGACAGTCATCAAGAGATTTCTCAGGTAAGGAACTAGACAATCAGACCTTGTCTAATTTGCTTTGGGCTACTAACGGATTTAATCGCCCTGACAAAAGAACAGCACCTTCGTCTCAAGATCGTCAGGAGATTGATGTGTATGTGATGTTTAAAGACGGTGTTTATTTTTATGATGCTAAAGAAAATAAACTAAAGTTGCATGTTAAAGGCGATTTAAGAGATGGTCTCGGTTCACAAGCTTATGTAAACGATGCTGCTGTAAATTTAGTATTTGTGGCTAATCTGGATAAAGCATCAAATAGAGAAGCTGCTTTTATTGATACAGGTTATATTTCTCAAAATGTATATCTTTTCTGTGCATCTGAAGGTTTGGGTACTGTTGCCAGAGGTTCATTCAGCAGAGCAAAATTACCTCCTGCCTTAAAATTGACAGATAAACAGGAAGTAACATTGGTACAAGCTGTAGGATATCCTAAATAA
- a CDS encoding DUF4105 domain-containing protein — protein sequence MIKKIFYIILLFCISIQHIEAQQVQLSDSAKISLLTSSPWDKEVYAIFGHTAIRIEDPVNQFDVVFNYGLFSFDTPNFMFRFIKGETDYMVGAENFNRYIEEYKLRGVGVTQQTLNITQKEKQNIFDALVINSLPENRVYRYNYFYDNCSTRPRDIIENNIEGIIHYNPTNNKQTYRDLVHECVWSKPWIRFGIDLVIGAGADKEITDRQKDFLPLYLMDAYTQATIKNADGSNRPLLSEQVDISISPKNDTFILIDPPFVIGCLLLVFTLIISVLSYKKNNILIGSIFDTLLFAVAGIAGCIIFFLMFFSTHPCTNPNWNIIWLNPLQLLFAFFFLIKLLSKYVYYYHFINFAALILLLLAWFLIPQYLELAFIPYILSLCIRSGVNVLQYKKKS from the coding sequence GTGATAAAAAAAATATTTTACATCATACTGCTGTTTTGTATCAGCATACAACATATAGAAGCTCAACAGGTACAATTATCTGATTCAGCAAAAATTAGCTTGCTAACTAGTTCTCCTTGGGATAAAGAGGTTTACGCCATATTCGGACATACCGCCATAAGAATTGAAGATCCTGTTAATCAATTTGATGTTGTATTCAATTACGGATTATTCAGTTTTGATACTCCTAATTTTATGTTTCGGTTTATAAAAGGCGAAACCGATTATATGGTTGGAGCCGAAAACTTCAACAGATATATAGAAGAATATAAATTAAGAGGTGTTGGAGTTACTCAGCAAACATTAAATATAACCCAAAAAGAGAAACAAAATATATTTGATGCTCTAGTTATAAACAGCTTACCCGAAAACCGAGTTTATAGATATAACTACTTCTATGACAATTGCTCAACTCGTCCAAGAGATATAATCGAAAATAATATTGAAGGAATTATTCACTATAATCCAACAAATAATAAGCAAACATACAGAGACTTAGTCCATGAATGCGTTTGGTCAAAACCATGGATACGTTTTGGGATTGATTTAGTTATTGGAGCTGGTGCTGATAAAGAAATAACAGATAGACAAAAAGATTTTTTGCCTTTATACTTAATGGATGCTTATACTCAAGCAACCATAAAAAATGCAGATGGTAGTAATCGCCCTCTTTTATCTGAACAGGTGGATATATCTATTTCTCCTAAAAATGACACATTTATACTAATAGATCCACCCTTTGTTATTGGTTGTTTATTATTAGTTTTTACTTTGATAATTTCAGTATTATCCTATAAAAAAAATAACATCTTAATTGGGAGTATATTCGATACTCTTTTGTTTGCTGTAGCAGGTATTGCCGGATGCATAATATTCTTTCTGATGTTCTTTTCTACACACCCCTGTACCAATCCAAACTGGAATATTATATGGTTAAATCCACTTCAATTACTATTCGCATTTTTCTTTTTAATAAAACTGCTCTCAAAATATGTGTACTACTATCATTTTATTAACTTTGCAGCATTGATACTGCTGCTTTTGGCTTGGTTTTTGATACCACAGTATCTGGAGTTAGCTTTTATTCCATACATCCTTTCCCTATGTATACGATCGGGAGTGAATGTATTACAATATAAAAAAAAATCTTAA
- a CDS encoding alkaline phosphatase family protein, which produces MIRIITSLVAVLTVTSIQSQTALRETPKLVIGITIDQLRADYLELFQHTFSERGFKRLLNDGLVYQNMVFDFPNLNEASSIATLYTGTNPSHHGIIYSKRFLPDRNSEVSIFEDNAFLGNYTKEKLSPAALRVGTITDELKIASKGRSDIYSFAPNSFQALISAGHAANGAYWIEDYSGKWATSTYFKDFDWSVEQENRSNIYPSRINTLVWQPLLSTDRYNLFPYGSEAVSFSNKLLKADNSFQLFKESPFANENITKTAITLMQKADMGKRSRPDFLALTYYAGNFSASSDGEYSYEIQDTYARLDREIATLLDQVEKTVGLQNTLIFVTSTGYYSSNVVSTDNVRSSAGIFYTNRCEALLNMYLMAIYGKEQWVEKYHNQQIYLNRKLIESKNISLEEIQNKASEFVVQFTGVQDATTSIRLLTGKTDSNMQAYRNILDKDISGDIIIQIRPGYQIIDEQNPSSLKKIQRETAVVCPAIFFGYNIKPEKIKRTIKATEIAPTVCRILRIRSPNAAKDQPLPEFL; this is translated from the coding sequence ATGATAAGAATAATAACATCCCTTGTAGCTGTACTTACAGTGACATCTATACAATCGCAAACAGCTTTGAGAGAAACTCCAAAGTTGGTGATTGGCATAACTATTGACCAGTTACGGGCTGATTATCTCGAACTATTTCAGCATACTTTCTCTGAAAGAGGATTTAAAAGACTCTTAAATGACGGTTTGGTATATCAGAATATGGTATTTGATTTTCCAAATCTCAATGAAGCCTCCTCGATTGCCACGCTATATACAGGTACAAACCCTTCTCATCACGGAATAATTTATAGTAAACGCTTTCTACCTGACAGAAATTCAGAAGTTTCTATTTTTGAAGATAATGCTTTCCTTGGAAATTATACCAAAGAAAAGCTTTCTCCTGCCGCTTTACGTGTAGGAACTATTACCGATGAACTGAAAATTGCATCTAAAGGAAGATCCGATATATATAGTTTTGCTCCAAATTCGTTTCAGGCACTAATTTCTGCCGGACATGCTGCTAACGGAGCATATTGGATCGAAGACTATTCCGGAAAATGGGCTACATCGACCTATTTTAAAGACTTCGATTGGAGCGTAGAACAAGAAAACAGATCGAATATCTATCCGAGCAGAATAAATACACTTGTTTGGCAGCCGTTACTAAGCACTGACAGATATAATTTATTTCCCTATGGAAGTGAAGCTGTTAGTTTTAGCAATAAATTACTAAAAGCAGATAATTCATTCCAATTATTTAAAGAATCTCCTTTCGCCAACGAGAATATAACCAAGACAGCTATAACATTGATGCAAAAAGCTGATATGGGAAAACGCTCACGTCCTGACTTTCTGGCTCTGACATATTATGCAGGAAATTTCTCGGCATCATCCGATGGCGAATATTCATACGAGATACAAGATACATATGCTCGATTAGACAGAGAAATAGCTACATTATTGGATCAAGTTGAAAAGACTGTTGGTCTACAAAATACTTTAATCTTTGTTACTTCTACAGGATACTATAGCTCCAATGTAGTTAGTACCGATAATGTACGGTCTTCAGCAGGTATATTCTATACCAACAGATGCGAGGCTTTACTCAATATGTACCTCATGGCTATATATGGTAAAGAACAGTGGGTAGAGAAATATCACAATCAACAAATATATCTGAACCGAAAACTGATAGAAAGCAAAAATATCAGCTTAGAGGAAATTCAAAATAAAGCTTCCGAATTTGTAGTCCAATTCACCGGAGTACAAGATGCAACAACATCTATACGACTTCTTACAGGAAAGACAGACTCTAATATGCAGGCTTATCGAAATATCTTAGACAAAGATATTTCAGGAGATATTATAATCCAGATTCGCCCCGGATATCAGATTATAGATGAGCAAAATCCCTCGTCATTAAAAAAAATACAACGAGAGACTGCTGTAGTTTGCCCCGCAATTTTCTTTGGTTATAATATTAAACCGGAGAAAATAAAAAGAACAATTAAAGCAACAGAAATAGCACCAACGGTATGCCGTATTTTACGTATACGCTCTCCTAATGCCGCTAAAGACCAACCATTACCCGAGTTTCTTTAA
- the secA gene encoding preprotein translocase subunit SecA produces MGFNDILAKLFGNKSTRDAKHITPYVEKIKAAYPAIEALSNDELRAKTEELKKTIQDFVSAEKNKIAELKSGIEDIDIDQREDIWAQIDKLEKEVTDKYETVLDQILPEAFSIVKDTARRFTQNEEIVVTATDFDRELAETKDFVRIEGDKAIYQNHWMAGGNEITWDMIHYDVQLFGGVVLHKGKIAEMATGEGKTLVGTLPVFLNALTGNGVHLVTVNDYLARRDSEWMGPLYMFNGLSVECIDKYQPNSEGRRKAYQADITFGTNNEFGFDYLRDNMAISSSDLVQRKHNYAIVDEVDSVLIDDARTPLIISGPIPKGEIQMFDEFRPRVEIIVKTQRDLCTKLLAEAKSKMSSSDSKVQEEGALLLYRSYKGLPKNKPLIKFLSEPGIKSAMLKTEEHYMSEQMRNMHIVTDDLYFVIDEKNNSIELTDKGIDLLTGNSDDPHFFVLPDIGAQMAEIENANTTDEQKAEQKDELMQNYSVKSERVHTVNQLLKAYTLFEKDDEYVVIDNKVMIVDEQTGRIMDGRRYSDGLHQAIEAKEQVKVEAATQTFATITLQNYFRMYNKLSGMTGTAETEAGELWDIYKLDVVVIPTNRPISRQDMNDRIYKTKREKYAAVIQEVEDLTSKGRPVLVGTTSVEISELLSRMLTQRKIKHNVLNAKLHQREAEIVALAGQTSAVTIATNMAGRGTDIKLSPEVKAAGGLAILGTERHESRRVDRQLRGRAGRQGDPGSSVFFVSLEDQLMRLFATERIASLMDRMGFKEGEVLEHNMLSKSVERAQKKVEENNFGIRKRLLEYDDVMNSQREVIYKRRRHALMGERIGIDIINMLFDSASSITEQYAESQDYEGLKIEILRVLSMECPIDEATFRSARPDKLVDIVYEHAVKNFKHRMDRLAEIANPVIKDVYENQGGNFENILIPITDGKRIYNVTCNLKEAYETGSKGVIKSFEKSILLHTIDEQWKEHLREMDELRHSVQNASYEQKDPLLIYKLESFSLFKTMVDSINKKAVAILMRGQIPVRQSEEVQEAKVEEKTDFSKYKTEKEDIDEEQAPKEENKKPKQAPIRVEKKLGRNDPCFCGSGKKYKNCHGQDEV; encoded by the coding sequence ATGGGATTTAATGACATTCTAGCCAAACTTTTTGGCAATAAATCTACAAGAGATGCAAAGCATATCACACCTTATGTGGAAAAGATAAAAGCTGCATACCCGGCCATAGAGGCTCTATCTAATGATGAATTAAGAGCTAAAACCGAAGAACTTAAGAAAACGATACAAGATTTTGTTTCAGCAGAAAAAAATAAAATAGCTGAACTTAAATCAGGAATCGAAGATATTGACATCGACCAAAGAGAAGATATCTGGGCACAAATAGACAAATTAGAAAAAGAAGTTACCGATAAATACGAAACTGTACTAGATCAAATTTTACCGGAAGCATTTTCTATTGTAAAAGACACTGCTCGTCGTTTTACTCAAAATGAAGAAATTGTAGTTACTGCAACCGATTTTGATAGAGAACTTGCAGAAACAAAAGACTTTGTACGCATTGAAGGAGATAAAGCGATTTATCAGAACCATTGGATGGCCGGAGGTAATGAAATTACCTGGGATATGATCCATTATGATGTGCAGTTATTCGGAGGGGTTGTTCTTCATAAAGGTAAAATTGCAGAGATGGCTACCGGAGAAGGAAAAACCTTAGTGGGTACACTTCCTGTTTTCCTGAATGCTCTTACCGGAAATGGTGTTCATTTGGTAACAGTAAATGACTACTTGGCACGACGTGACTCGGAATGGATGGGACCTCTATATATGTTCAATGGTTTATCTGTTGAGTGTATAGATAAATACCAACCTAACTCTGAAGGTCGCCGCAAAGCTTATCAAGCCGATATTACATTTGGAACAAATAACGAATTTGGATTTGACTACCTTCGTGACAATATGGCTATCAGCTCTTCAGACTTGGTACAACGCAAGCATAACTATGCGATTGTCGACGAGGTTGACTCTGTGCTAATTGATGATGCACGTACACCTCTTATCATTTCGGGACCAATACCTAAAGGTGAGATTCAAATGTTTGACGAATTTCGCCCCCGTGTAGAAATTATCGTAAAAACACAAAGAGATCTTTGTACAAAACTTCTTGCTGAAGCTAAGTCAAAAATGTCTTCTTCTGATTCTAAAGTACAAGAAGAAGGAGCTCTATTGTTATACAGATCATATAAAGGTTTACCTAAAAACAAACCTCTTATCAAATTTTTAAGTGAACCCGGTATTAAATCGGCAATGCTTAAAACAGAAGAGCACTACATGTCAGAACAAATGCGTAATATGCATATTGTTACTGATGATTTGTACTTCGTTATTGATGAAAAAAATAACAGCATTGAGTTAACTGATAAAGGTATCGATCTTTTGACCGGTAATTCGGATGACCCTCATTTCTTTGTTCTTCCAGATATTGGTGCTCAAATGGCTGAAATAGAAAATGCCAATACTACTGATGAGCAAAAAGCGGAACAAAAAGATGAATTGATGCAAAACTACAGTGTCAAATCAGAGCGTGTTCACACAGTTAATCAGTTACTTAAAGCATATACTTTATTTGAAAAGGACGATGAATACGTTGTTATTGATAACAAAGTAATGATCGTTGATGAGCAAACCGGTCGTATTATGGACGGTCGTCGCTATTCTGATGGATTACACCAAGCTATAGAAGCTAAAGAACAAGTAAAAGTAGAAGCTGCTACTCAGACTTTTGCGACTATTACCCTGCAAAATTATTTCCGTATGTACAATAAACTGTCAGGTATGACGGGTACTGCCGAAACAGAAGCTGGTGAGCTATGGGATATCTACAAACTAGATGTTGTGGTAATTCCAACCAATCGCCCTATATCTCGTCAAGATATGAATGATCGTATCTATAAGACAAAACGTGAGAAATATGCAGCAGTAATTCAAGAAGTAGAAGATCTTACATCAAAAGGACGTCCTGTTCTAGTTGGTACAACTTCTGTAGAAATATCTGAATTATTGAGTAGAATGCTTACTCAACGCAAAATCAAGCATAATGTACTGAATGCTAAGTTACACCAGAGAGAAGCCGAAATTGTAGCTCTAGCCGGACAAACTAGTGCTGTTACAATTGCGACAAATATGGCAGGTCGTGGTACCGACATTAAGCTTTCCCCAGAAGTTAAAGCTGCAGGTGGTTTAGCTATTTTAGGTACTGAAAGACACGAATCTCGTCGTGTTGACCGTCAGTTACGTGGTCGTGCAGGACGTCAAGGAGACCCGGGTTCATCTGTATTCTTTGTTTCATTAGAAGACCAATTGATGCGTTTATTTGCTACTGAGCGTATTGCCAGTCTAATGGACAGAATGGGATTCAAAGAAGGAGAAGTTCTTGAGCATAATATGTTGAGCAAATCGGTTGAACGTGCTCAGAAGAAAGTTGAAGAAAATAACTTTGGTATTCGTAAACGTCTGTTAGAATATGATGATGTAATGAACTCTCAACGTGAGGTTATTTACAAACGTCGTCGCCACGCCCTTATGGGAGAACGTATTGGCATAGACATTATAAATATGCTTTTCGATTCTGCCAGCTCAATTACAGAACAATACGCAGAAAGTCAGGACTATGAAGGTTTGAAAATAGAAATACTTCGTGTATTATCAATGGAATGTCCTATTGATGAAGCTACATTCAGATCAGCAAGACCCGATAAGCTTGTAGATATCGTTTATGAGCATGCTGTGAAGAATTTTAAACACAGAATGGACAGACTGGCAGAAATTGCTAATCCTGTAATTAAAGATGTATATGAGAATCAAGGAGGAAACTTCGAAAATATATTAATTCCAATTACTGACGGTAAGCGTATCTATAATGTTACTTGTAACTTGAAAGAGGCTTACGAAACAGGTTCTAAAGGAGTTATTAAATCATTCGAAAAATCAATTCTTCTACATACAATAGACGAACAATGGAAAGAACACTTGCGTGAGATGGATGAACTGCGTCATTCGGTACAAAATGCAAGTTATGAACAAAAAGATCCACTATTAATTTACAAACTTGAATCTTTCAGTTTGTTCAAAACAATGGTTGACAGTATCAATAAGAAAGCTGTAGCTATTTTGATGCGTGGTCAAATACCGGTTCGCCAATCTGAAGAAGTACAGGAAGCTAAAGTTGAAGAAAAGACCGACTTCAGCAAATACAAAACAGAAAAAGAAGATATAGACGAAGAACAAGCTCCAAAAGAAGAGAATAAAAAACCTAAACAAGCTCCGATAAGAGTTGAGAAAAAGTTAGGTAGAAATGATCCTTGCTTCTGTGGCAGTGGCAAAAAATACAAAAATTGCCACGGACAAGATGAAGTTTAA
- the gyrA gene encoding DNA gyrase subunit A — protein MIDQEDRIIRINIEDEMKSAYIDYSMSVIVGRALPDVRDGFKPVHRRILFGMSELGNTSNKPYKKSARIVGEVLGKFHPHGDSSVYFAMVRMAQEWSMRYLLVDGQGNMGSVDGDSPAAMRYTEARLSKLAEEMLKDIDKDTVDFQLNFDDTLKEPTVLPTRIPNLLINGASGIAVGMATNMPPHNMSEVINATVAYIDNREIDIEGLMEYVKAPDFPGGGFIYGYQGVKDAFETGRGRVIMRGRAEIEMDGNHEKIVVSEIPYQVNKAELIKHIADLVGDKKIDGISNVNDESDRSGMRIVVDIKRDANANVVLNKLYKLTALQSSFSVNNIALVKGRPQMLNLKDMISLFVEHRHEVVIRRTKYDLLKAQERAHILEGLIIASDNIDEVIAIIRGSKSPQEAIEGLINRFQLSDIQSRAIVEMRLRQLTGLEQDKLHSEYSEIQKLIEYLNSILNDEALCMQVIKDELVEVRDKYGDNRRSEIVYSDIEMNPEDFYADDEMIITISHLGYIKRTPLSEFKAQHRGGVGVKGSETRDTDFVEYIYPASMHNYMLFFTQKGRCYWLRVFDIPEGSKNSKGRAIQNMLNIEAEDKVNAFIRIKGLNDTEFVNSHFLVFCTKQGVIKKTSLAAYSRPRQNGVNAITIREDDKVIEVLLTDGNSEILIANRNGRAIRFHESDVREMGRTATGVRGMRIDEDPTDEVIGMIAMSKDAPEETIMVVSELGYGKRTRLNDEDGEPVYRITSRGGKGVKTMSITEKTGKLVSISNVTDENDLMIINKSGITIRVKVDNLRVMGRATQGVKLINLGKRNDQIASVCKVMSEKDEDIIVDDEIISDELNNENNISSNEENSAE, from the coding sequence ATGATAGATCAGGAAGATAGAATTATTAGAATTAACATCGAGGACGAAATGAAATCGGCATACATTGATTATTCAATGTCTGTGATTGTAGGTCGTGCTTTACCCGATGTTAGAGATGGATTTAAACCTGTACACCGCCGTATTCTTTTCGGTATGAGTGAATTAGGAAACACATCAAATAAGCCTTATAAAAAATCTGCGAGAATTGTAGGGGAAGTCTTAGGTAAGTTCCACCCGCATGGTGATTCATCCGTATATTTTGCCATGGTTCGCATGGCTCAAGAATGGAGTATGCGCTATTTGTTAGTTGATGGCCAGGGTAATATGGGTAGTGTGGATGGAGACTCTCCTGCTGCTATGCGTTATACCGAAGCTCGCCTTAGCAAACTTGCAGAAGAAATGCTAAAAGATATCGACAAAGATACTGTTGACTTTCAGCTTAACTTTGATGATACTTTAAAAGAACCCACAGTCTTACCAACACGTATTCCCAATTTATTGATAAATGGGGCCTCTGGTATTGCTGTAGGTATGGCTACTAATATGCCTCCTCACAATATGTCTGAAGTAATCAATGCAACTGTTGCTTATATTGATAACAGAGAGATTGATATTGAAGGATTGATGGAATATGTGAAGGCTCCTGATTTCCCCGGAGGTGGATTCATTTATGGTTATCAAGGAGTTAAAGATGCTTTTGAAACAGGACGTGGGCGTGTTATTATGCGTGGACGTGCTGAAATTGAAATGGATGGAAACCATGAAAAAATTGTTGTTTCCGAAATTCCATATCAGGTTAATAAAGCTGAGTTAATCAAGCATATTGCAGACTTAGTAGGAGATAAAAAAATTGATGGTATCAGTAATGTCAATGATGAGTCAGACCGCTCAGGGATGCGTATTGTTGTTGACATCAAAAGAGATGCCAATGCGAATGTTGTACTAAATAAACTATACAAACTTACCGCCCTACAAAGTTCTTTCAGTGTTAATAATATTGCTCTGGTAAAAGGACGCCCTCAAATGTTGAATTTGAAGGATATGATTTCATTGTTTGTTGAACACAGGCATGAAGTTGTTATTCGCAGAACAAAATACGATCTTCTAAAAGCTCAGGAAAGAGCCCATATTTTGGAGGGTCTTATTATTGCATCTGATAATATTGATGAAGTAATTGCTATCATACGTGGATCTAAATCTCCACAAGAAGCAATCGAGGGATTAATCAACCGATTCCAATTATCTGATATTCAATCTCGTGCAATTGTAGAGATGCGCTTACGCCAATTAACTGGACTGGAGCAAGATAAACTACACAGTGAATATTCAGAGATACAAAAACTAATCGAGTATCTTAACAGCATCTTAAATGATGAAGCACTTTGTATGCAAGTTATCAAAGATGAACTGGTAGAAGTAAGAGATAAATATGGAGATAATCGTCGCAGTGAGATCGTTTACTCGGATATTGAAATGAATCCGGAAGATTTCTATGCTGATGACGAGATGATTATAACAATATCTCACCTAGGATATATTAAACGTACACCTTTATCTGAATTTAAGGCTCAGCATAGAGGTGGAGTGGGAGTTAAAGGTTCAGAAACACGTGATACGGACTTTGTTGAATATATCTATCCAGCATCTATGCACAACTATATGTTGTTCTTCACTCAAAAAGGTAGATGTTATTGGCTAAGAGTATTTGATATACCTGAAGGCAGTAAAAACTCTAAGGGCAGAGCTATTCAAAACATGTTGAATATTGAGGCTGAAGATAAAGTAAATGCATTTATTAGAATTAAAGGTCTTAATGATACTGAATTCGTAAATAGCCATTTCCTTGTATTCTGTACTAAACAAGGTGTTATTAAGAAAACAAGCCTTGCAGCATATTCTAGACCTCGTCAGAATGGTGTAAATGCCATAACAATTCGTGAAGACGATAAAGTGATCGAAGTATTGTTGACTGATGGTAACAGTGAAATCTTAATAGCAAATCGTAATGGTAGAGCTATTCGTTTCCATGAATCCGACGTTCGTGAAATGGGACGTACAGCAACCGGCGTACGTGGTATGCGTATAGATGAAGATCCTACAGATGAAGTAATCGGTATGATTGCTATGTCTAAAGATGCTCCAGAAGAAACTATAATGGTGGTCTCTGAGTTAGGATATGGAAAACGTACCAGACTGAATGACGAAGATGGAGAACCTGTTTATCGTATCACCAGCCGTGGAGGTAAAGGGGTTAAAACCATGAGCATTACAGAGAAAACTGGTAAACTTGTTTCTATAAGCAATGTTACAGATGAGAATGACTTGATGATTATTAATAAATCGGGAATAACTATCCGAGTAAAAGTTGATAATCTGAGAGTTATGGGACGTGCTACACAAGGTGTGAAACTGATTAATTTAGGTAAACGTAATGATCAGATTGCATCAGTATGTAAAGTTATGTCTGAGAAGGATGAAGACATCATTGTTGATGATGAAATAATCTCTGATGAATTAAATAATGAGAACAATATATCTTCGAACGAAGAAAATTCTGCCGAATAA
- a CDS encoding superoxide dismutase: MKFEMPKLPYATNALEPVISQQTVELHYGKHLQTYVNNLNNLVPGTKFENSDLITIIKESDGAIFNNAGQILNHDLYFASFTNPGKGGSPKGKLAEAITAQFGSFENFQKEFNTAGAGLFGSGWVWLAKDASGKLSIEKEPNGSNPVVKGLTPILGIDVWEHAYYLDYQNRRADHLAEVWKIINWDVVSARY; encoded by the coding sequence ATGAAATTTGAAATGCCTAAGTTGCCATATGCAACAAATGCCTTAGAGCCAGTTATCAGTCAACAAACTGTAGAACTACATTATGGTAAACATCTTCAAACGTATGTAAATAATCTGAATAATTTAGTACCGGGAACTAAATTTGAGAATTCAGATCTAATTACGATCATTAAAGAAAGCGATGGAGCTATATTTAATAATGCAGGTCAAATTTTGAATCATGATCTTTATTTTGCTTCATTTACAAACCCTGGTAAAGGTGGTTCTCCAAAAGGAAAATTAGCTGAAGCAATTACTGCCCAATTTGGTTCATTCGAGAACTTCCAAAAAGAATTCAATACAGCTGGTGCTGGTTTATTTGGTTCAGGTTGGGTTTGGTTAGCTAAAGATGCCAGTGGTAAACTTTCGATCGAAAAAGAACCTAATGGCAGTAACCCTGTTGTAAAAGGTCTAACTCCAATCTTAGGTATTGATGTATGGGAACATGCTTATTACCTTGACTATCAAAATCGTCGTGCTGACCACTTAGCAGAGGTTTGGAAAATCATCAATTGGGATGTTGTTAGTGCTCGTTACTAA